The Streptomyces sp. NBC_01197 genome window below encodes:
- a CDS encoding flavin reductase: protein MAEKRTQLTTKQRLFRDAMANLSAGVNIVTTDGPGGRAGITVSAVCSVTDTPPTMLVCVNRSSRSHDIFRANEHLCINVLGTEHEDVAMAFAGRVPAEQRFSVTGDVWDHSHGVPLLRGSAASVLGRVTGTVERGSHTVMFVEVDQVVPGQDSEGSLVYYRRRFHPVPTPLSA from the coding sequence GTGGCAGAGAAGCGCACTCAACTGACCACAAAACAGAGGCTGTTCCGCGATGCGATGGCCAATCTCTCCGCAGGAGTCAATATCGTCACCACGGACGGCCCCGGTGGTCGTGCCGGGATCACCGTGAGCGCGGTGTGCTCCGTCACGGACACACCGCCCACCATGCTCGTCTGCGTCAACCGGTCGAGCCGTAGCCACGACATCTTCCGCGCCAACGAACACCTCTGCATCAACGTGCTCGGAACGGAGCACGAAGACGTCGCCATGGCGTTCGCCGGACGGGTACCGGCGGAGCAGCGGTTCAGCGTGACCGGCGACGTCTGGGACCACTCCCACGGTGTGCCGTTGCTGCGCGGATCCGCCGCGTCGGTCCTCGGGCGAGTCACCGGGACCGTGGAACGCGGTTCGCACACAGTGATGTTCGTCGAGGTGGACCAGGTCGTACCCGGGCAGGACAGCGAAGGCAGTCTCGTCTACTACCGGCGCCGATTCCACCCCGTGCCCACGCCGTTGAGCGCGTGA